Below is a window of Caballeronia insecticola DNA.
GTCGCGCTTCCTCGGAGAAGAGAAGGCGCTGCGCTTCACCGATTATCAGAAGCCCGGTCTGTTGCAACGCATCTTCGGCACCAAGTAAGGGGACGCAATGTCGATTCTTTCGTTTTTGCTGGGCGAGAAAAAAAAGTCCGCTTCGGTCGCGAAGGAACGCTTGCAGTTGATCATTGCGCACGAGCGCGCGGGTGGCAGAGCCGCCGCCGATTATCTGCCGGCGTTGCAACGGGAACTGGTTGCGGTGATTTCGAAATACGTGAAGATTTCCGATGACGATATCCGAGTGAGCCTCGAACGTCAGGACGATCTCGAAGTGCTGGAAGTAAAGATCGAAATTCCACAGGCGTAGCGATTCGCGCGAGCGCGCGCAAATCGCATCCGGCCGAACAGGCGAATCGTCTGCATGTAGCGGTAGCGAGAAAAGCCAGGATCGAAGGATCCTGGCTTTTGTTTTTGCGCGCTATCGTTTGCGTCTTGTTGTTTGCGCCTTATCGTTTGCGCGGGTCCGGCGTTCGCCTGCGTGCGTGTGTGCTGGATTCGATACAGGACCGGCTTACATCAATATTCGCTTGCACTTTGGGCATGGTCGTAATACGCCGCGTGTCCTCCTGCCGGCAGTCTCGCGCATTGAATGCATGACGGTGGCGCCGTGCGCCGCCGTTGCATCTAACCGCGCCTTGAAGCGCGTTCAATGTCCCGATACCAGAGGTACACCATGAAGAATTCCCTTCGCCCGCTGCTCGCACGGACCGCACTCATCGTCGCGAGTGTGATCAGCGTGACGGCTGCTTCCGCCGCCGAAGTCGTGATCGTCGCACCCAACGCGCCGCCCGCGCCGCGCCATGAACTCGTGCCGCCCGCGCGCGCCGGCTATGTCTGGGATCAAGGGCACTGGAACTGGGACCACGGCCGCTATGAGTGGGTCGCGGGCCATTGGGAAGCCGAGCGCGTCGGTCACCGCTGGGTGCCGGGCGAGTGGACCGGACACGGCAATCAGTATCGCTGGGTTCCGGCGCACTGGGCTTGATGGAGAGACATGCAATGAAAAAGCTCATGCTCGTTCTCATGGCCGTCGTGCTGGCCGATGCCCTCGCGGGTTGTATCGTCGTGCCGGAGCATCACGCGGAGCGGTCAGCGCGCGTCTACGTGTA
It encodes the following:
- the minE gene encoding cell division topological specificity factor MinE → MSILSFLLGEKKKSASVAKERLQLIIAHERAGGRAAADYLPALQRELVAVISKYVKISDDDIRVSLERQDDLEVLEVKIEIPQA
- a CDS encoding YXWGXW repeat-containing protein; its protein translation is MKNSLRPLLARTALIVASVISVTAASAAEVVIVAPNAPPAPRHELVPPARAGYVWDQGHWNWDHGRYEWVAGHWEAERVGHRWVPGEWTGHGNQYRWVPAHWA